Proteins from a genomic interval of Maylandia zebra isolate NMK-2024a linkage group LG15, Mzebra_GT3a, whole genome shotgun sequence:
- the gja1b gene encoding gap junction alpha-1 protein translates to MGDWSALGRLLDKVQAYSTAGGKVWLSVLFIFRILVLGTAVESAWGDEQSAFKCNTQQPGCENVCYDKSFPISHVRFWVLQIIFVSTPTLLYLAHVFYLNRKEQKLNRKEEDLKAVQNDGGDVDIPLKKIEMKKLKYGIEEHGKVKMKGALLRTYIVSIFFKSMFEVGFLVIQWYIYGFSLSAVYTCERNPCPHRVDCFLSRPTEKTVFIIFMLVVSLVSLLLNVIELFYVFFKRIKDRVKGKQQPTLYPSGGTLSPTPKELSTTKYAYYNGCSSPTAPLSPMSPPGYKLATGERGTGSCRNYNKQANEQNWANYSTEQNRLGQTGGGSTISNSHAQAFDFPDDTHEHKKLSSSAGHELQPIGLMDARPCSRASSRMSSRARPDDLDV, encoded by the coding sequence ATGGGTGACTGGAGTGCTCTGGGTCGTCTGCTGGACAAAGTTCAGGCTTACTCTACTGCTGGTGGGAAGGTCTGGCTGTCGGTGCTCTTCATATTCAGGATCCTGGTGCTCGGTACTGCAGTCGAATCGGCCTGGGGAGATGAGCAGTCAGCCTTCAAGTGTAACACCCAGCAGCCTGGGTGTGAAAATGTCTGTTACGATAAATCCTTCCCCATTTCCCACGTTCGCTTCTGGGTTCTCCAGATTATTTTTGTGTCGACACCTACACTTCTATACCTGGCTCATGTCTTCTATCTGAACAGGAAAGAGCAGAAACTCAACAGGAAAGAAGAGGATCTCAAAGCTGTGCAAAATGACGGAGGTGACGTCGACATACCTTTAAAGAAAATTGAGATGAAAAAGCTAAAGTATGGTATTGAGGAACATGGCAAAGTCAAGATGAAAGGAGCCCTCCTTAGAACCTATATAGTGAGCATTTTTTTCAAGTCTATGTTTGAAGTGGGCTTCCTGGTTATTCAGTGGTACATATATGGGTTCAGTCTGAGTGCAGTCTACACCTGTGAGAGGAACCCATGTCCACACCGAGTGGACTGTTTCTTGTCTCGTCCCACAGAGAAGACCGTAttcattattttcatgttggtgGTCTCACTGGTGTCATTGCTGCTCAATGTCATTGAACTTTTCTATGTGTTCTTTAAGAGGATCAAAGATCGTGTAAAAGGCAAACAACAACCCACACTCTACCCCAGCGGAGGCACCTTAAGCCCTACCCCTAAAGAACTCTCTACTACGAAGTATGCCTACTATAATGGCTGCTCATCCCCAACTGCCCCACTCTCACCAATGTCCCCCCCTGGCTACAAGCTTGCCACAGGGGAGCGGGGAACTGGCTCGTGCCGTAATTATAATAAGCAGGCCAACGAGCAGAACTGGGCTAACTACTCTACAGAACAGAACCGTCTTGGACAGACTGGTGGAGGAAGCACTATTTCAAACTCCCACGCACAAGCCTTTGATTTCCCAGATGATACCCACGAGCATAAGAAACTGTCTTCCTCAGCAGGACACGAGCTGCAGCCGATAGGGTTGATGGATGCCAGGCCTTGTAGCAGGGCCAGCAGCAGAATGAGCAGCCGAGCCAGGCCAGATGACCTGGATGTTTAA